The genomic segment CCTTCATCGCGATGCCGGTAGGGATGGTCCCGGGGGACGACCCGATCCATCCAGTTCGCCAGATCCTCCAACACCCTTGGATCAGCGTTTTCGTTGATCGTGAGACTGGCGCTGGTGTGGAGGCAGGTGAGATGCAGAGCACCCTCGCCGATGCCCGTACCGGTCAACCACCGGTTGATCATCGGGTCCAGCCGCGTGAACCCTTTGCCGCGCGTCGGAACGTCCAGCTCGTGCCGGATCATTGTCAGTTGATCTGCCACGGTTCCAGGCCTGGTTCCATCAACCTAGGCAGAGGTCTTGATGCAGGAATTCGAGCTTGATGGTTACTCCGGATCTCACCCTGCTGTACGACGGTGGCTGCCCGCTGTGCGTTCGGGAGGTTCGTTTTCTCCGATCCCGTGATCGCGATCAACGACTCGCGTTTGTGGATATCGACGCCTCGGATTACGACCCGATGGCCCATGGCGGCATCGGCTATCGGCAAGCCATGGGCAGGATTCATGCCATCGATGGGTCCGGCGCCGTGCTCCGCGACGTTGCTGTTTTTCGAGAGGCCTATCGATTGATCGGTCTTGGCTGGATTTATCGCCCGACGCGCCTGCCGTTGATCGCTCCGCTGGTTGATGCGGTGTATGGACTCTGGGCTGATCGGAGGCTCCAGATCACAGGGCGCCCGGATCTCGACACGCTCTGCCGGGATCGCCAGCAATGCAAGACCGTGGAGAACAGCTCCCCTTGAAGCAGCCGCTCTTGATGTGGCCACCATTGATTCACAGGATCGTTGTGCCCACACTGGTGAAGAGGCATCCGTCTTCACTGTGCAGAACCAATCCCATCCTCCGTTCGAAGGATTTTCCGACCGTGTGACCGATGGGACCGATCAGGAACGCACCGTGGCCTACAGCCGCTGGTTGAAGCGCCTCAGGGAGAATCAAGGCGAGCCTGATTCCGCCGGGGACAGATCGTCCGAGCAGGCGTCTCGTTAACGTTTGGCGAATCGGTAGTTCAGATGAAAGCCGCGTCTTCGGCTTGGGATCGCCTGGGGTCGTATCTCAGGGAAACGCAGCTTCTCGGTTCGATCCAGAGCGCCCTCTACTGGGACCAGAACACCCGGATGCCAAGTGGCGGATCGGTGTGGAGAGGTGAACAGCTGTCACTTTTGGCCACCCAGCTCCATGCCCGTCAAAGCGCAGACCATTACGCGGAGTTGATTCACGCTGCCCGGCAGGAGTGGACGGACTCCTCAGAGACGGAGGCCACCAGCGATCGCGGCCGAAATCTTGATCTTCTGGAGCAGGATCTGCGCAGGCAGCGGGCCCTTGACCCTGCGCTGGTCGCAGCCTTGGCGATGGCCAAGTCGGAGGGGTACAACCTCTGGCAGCAGGCTCGCCGATCCTCTGATTTCTCCCTGTTTGCTCCGGCATTGGAGCGGATGATCAAGCTGCGCCAGGACCAGGCAGCTCAGCTGGCGGAGCCACGCAGTTGCTGGGAAACATTGGCGCAACCGTTCGAGCCTGATCTGACCCTGCCGAGACTCAGGGACCTGTTGGCTCCGTTGCGACGTCGTCTGCCGGAGCTGGTCGCCTTGGCAACGAGTTCCCCGCGTCCCCGCAGGCTTGGCTGGGATTTGTCCGAGAACGGCCAACACAGACTGTGCCAGGAGCTGTTGACCTCATGGGGACAGGATCCGGCCATCAGTTGCGTGGCCCAGTCCCCCCATCCGTTTTCGATCACGCTCGGGCCCTCCGACTACCGACTCACCACCAGAATCGTGAAGGGGCAACCCCTCTCCTGTTTTCTGGCGACAGCCCATGAGTGGGGCCACTCCCTTTATGAACAGGGGCTGCCGAATCAGACCCATCAGTGGTTTGCCTGGCCGCTTGGACAGGCCACATCAATGGCGGTTCATGAAAGCCAGTCGCTCTTCTGGGAAAACCGAGTGGCGCGCAGTTTTGCCTTTGCCAAGCAGTGGTGGGGCCGATTCTCAGAACAGGGAGCGCCCTTCAAAAGTGCCGATGATTTCTGGCGAGACCTCAATCCCCTGGCGCCGGGTCTCAACCGCGTTGAAGCGGATGAGCTGAGTTATGGCCTCCACATCATGATTCGCACGGATCTTGAGATCGCCCTGCTTGAGGAGGGCTTGCCTGTGGAGGATCTGCCCCGTGAATGGGGGGATCGCTACCAGCAGCTGCTGGGTGTGTCCCCTGGCGACGACGCCGAGGGCTGTCTTCAGGATGTGCATTGGTCCGAGGGACTGTTTGGCTACTTCCCCTCGTATCTGCTGGGACATCTCATCAGTGCTCAATTGAGTGAAGCGATGACTGCGGAGATCGGTGCCCCGGAGCAGCACATCGAATCGGGTGATGTTCAGCTCCTGCTGGACTGGTTGAGAACGCGAGTCCATTCCGTCGGACGGGCTCTCAATGCGGAGGGGCTGGTCCGGCAGGTGAGTGGTCATCCCCTCAGCAGTGAACCCTTCCTGCGCTACCTCGAGTCGAAGCTGGAGGCCCTCTCAACCAACACCGCATCGCCCCTGGCCTGACGGCCAGATCACTGCTTCAGGCAAGCCATGGCGGCCGCCGCGTAAGATCCCGGCGCAATCGACCGCCATTCATGGCCAATCTCGAGCAGGCTCCCAGCCGCAGCATGCCCAACCTGCTGCACGTGCTTCCGGCCTTCGCTGATGAAGCGGAGCTTCGTCTCAACACGATTGTGGAGCTCAACTCCAACACCATCAACAAGTACGAGCTGATCACCGAAACCGGTCATCTCAAACTGGATCGGGTTGGCTACTCATCCCTGGCTTATCCCTTTGCCTACGGATGCATCCCTCGCACCTGGGACGAGGACGGTGATCCCCTCGACATCGAGATCGTCAATGTGACCGAGCCCCTCGTCCCTGGATCGATTGTTGAAGCGCGCATCATCGGTGTGATGACCTTCGACGATGGCGGTGAGGTGGACGACAAGGTGATCGCTGTTCTGGCGGACGACAAGCGTGTCGATCACATCAAGAGCTTCGAAGATCTCGGCGAGCACTGGAAGAAGGAAACCACCTATTACTGGGAGCATTACAAGGACCTCAAAAAGCCTGGGACCTGCACCGTCAATGGCTTCTTCGGTCCAGACAAGGCGGTTGAGATCATCAAGAGCTGCGAAGCTCGCTATCTCAAGGAGATCGACCCAATCTTGGTTGATTGATCGGGAGCGGAGGTTTCCGAGGGAAGCGTCTCTGGGGGTCAGCGCTGGTACATGTTCACCAGCACGCTTCTGCTGGCATCGGGATGCTGGGGGTGGCCCCGGTGAGCTCCTCGTTGGGAGGAGATCACCATGTCTCCTGGGGACGCGAACAGGGGTAGGGCCGTGGTGTCATCCAGCTGGCTGAACTCGTAGGTTCCAATGCCGTGTTGTTCGTTGAATGCACGGCTGCGTTTCCAGCTGCGCCTCTCTCGGTGAGAGCTGGGCACATAGCAATAAGGGCCGATGTCGAGACTGCCGACCTGGGAGAGAAACACAAACGACTTGAACTTCAGGGAGCGGCCGTCGCAGTGATACCCGCGGGTGTCCTGGACGCCACGATTGACGTAAAGATTGCGGCACTTGACCCGCACCGGCGTGAGACAGGAGGCCATCACCAGCCGTCGCACCTGTGGTTCATGCAGGCAGGACTGAACCAGGTCGTTCATCGCCGAGGAGAGCCGTTCGGGATGAAAGATGTCGACCATCCCTGCATCACTGCCGCTGCGACCATCCGGTCGCTGAACGCGATAGTTGATCACGGGCCGATCGGCGTCCACGAAGGTGTTGTATCCCTTCAGGACCCGGCGGCTGGGCAGATTCAGGTAGGCGATCTCATCGATCCCTGAGCGTTCCGGCTGGGAGGCATCCTCAAGAATCTGGGCGACCTGACGGTTCAGTGCGGCGACCAGATCCGCTGATGCAGCACCTCTCAGCACAACCACCCCCTGGCGGTTCAGGGTCCATGCCGCCCGAAGAAAGCAGCGCTTGCTTCTGATCAGATCCTTGAAGGGGAAGGACAGGGCTTCGGTGGCCAGGACCCTCTCGTCTCCTTCCAGAAGCGTTGGCAGGGCCAAAGCCGGAGGTGAGGAGCTTTGTGCTGACGCTGCTGGCATGCCCAGACCCTTACCGGGCTTGCTTGGCATCAGCGAGCGTACCCCCAGTGATTCATGGATTTAGCGGAGCCCCCGCGGGATGGCACGGAGCGATCGGACCGGGATGAGACTGAGATGAGAACCGGGGGCGAGACGGAAAGACGAGATACAGAGACGAGACGGTGCCATGTATCGGAGTCATTTAATAAAGACATGAAACGGAGAGAGTCTTAAGAGTGGACGGCTGAGACGCAAAACAGCTGCTTTTCCTTCGGGCGATGCATAAGTTGAGACCAAAGGGTCTTATGCGTCTCATGAATCTTGGTTTGATCGGTGGTCTCGCGGCGCTCTCCCTGTCCGTGATCTACCCAGCGCAGCAGCCTGTTCAGGCCGCCGAGGTGGCGGTTCGGTCGTCGCCGACGAGCTCCCGCATCGTGCTGGATCTGCGGAAAAGGCAGATCAGTGTGATCCGTGGCGGGCAGCGGCTTGGGCCTTGGCCAGTGGCGATCGGTGATCCCAAGACGCCAACGCCGGTCGGCGAATTCTCGATCCTGAACAAGAAGGTCAATCCTGTTTATGTGTCCAACAAATCAGGTCAGCGCAAGGAGCTGAGCGGTCCATCGAGTCCGATCGGGGATCGCTACATGGCCTTTCACCGCAACGGGCGCGGAGAGTTCGGGATTCATGGGACGCCATGGCCCCACTGGGTTCAGATCCGTGCTGCGGTCAGTCTTGGCTGCGTGCGCATGTTGAATCAGCACGTTCACAAGTTGTTCGATGCCGTGGATGTGGGCACCACGCTTGAGATTCGCGGCTGATCAGGCCTCAGGCCGCATCTCCTGGAAGATCTCCTGAAGGATCTCACCGGCGCCCTGACTTTTCAGCTGGTTGGCCAGGTCGATGCCGATCGCTTCCGGATTGGTCCGTGATCCGCGGCTCTGGTTGCGGATCAGACGTTTGCCGTCCAGGCTCGCCACCATTCCCGTCAGCACCAGGTCGTCGGCTTCGAACGACGTGTTAACGCCGATGGGGACCTGGCAGCCACCTTCGAGTTCGCGCAGAAAGGCCCGTTCCGCCAGGCAGCGCTGGGATGTTGGCGTGTGCTCCAGCGTCCTGATGGCCTCCATCACGTCGGGCTTGTCTTCGACGCATTCGATCCCCAGGGCTCCTTGGCCGACGGCATGGAGTGAGATATCGCCGGGAATCAGTTGGTGGATGCGATCGGAGAAGCCAAGACGTCCAAGACCGGCGGCGGCGAGGATCAGGCAGTCGTATTCCCCGGCATCGAGCTTTTCGAGACGGGTGATCACATTGCCGCGCACATCTTTGAAGATCAGGTGCGGATAGTGATGCCGGAGCTGGGCCAGTCGCCTCAGGGAGCTTGTGCCCACAACCGACCCTTCAGGGAGAGTGTCGAGTTTGTGATCGCTGTTCTTGGCATTCACCACCAGGGCATCGGCAGGGTCTTCCCGCTCGGTGATGCACCCAAGCATCAATCCCTCCGGAAGGTTGGTGGGTAGATCCTTGAGGGAGTGGACGGCGATGTCAGCCCGCCCGACCAGCATCTGTGCTTCCAGTTCTTTGGTGAACAGCCCTTTGTCACCGATCTTGGCCAGGGCCACATCCAGGATCTTGTCTCCCTGGGTCGCCATTGCTTCAACGCTGATGGTGAGATCCGGATGGGCTTGTTCCAGCTCTGCCTTCACCCAGTTGGTCTGCACCATCGCCAGCTGACTGCGTCGAGAAGCGATCCGCAGATGGGTGAGGGGCATGGGGCTCGCGATTCAGCAGGCAAGCCTACGCAGTCAGGTGCGACGCGATTCCCGAGCAGATTCGTGTTCAGGTTGGGTCGAGACTTTTCAACACTGCTTAACATCTTCCCAACGAAGTGATTGGCCATGCCGGGTCCAGTTGTCAATGGAGTCCGTCATTCCGCCTCACTGGCTGAGACGGATTCAACCCCATCGTCGCGGGACGATTTTCTCCCCTTGATGGCCGAGGGCAGCATCCGCCTGCTGCTATTAACCAGTGGTGATCTGTTGATGGCTCGCCTGAGGAACACCACGGATCGCGACGGTGATCCTGCCTATCAGCTCATCCGTCCACGTCGTGTGGTGTTGAACGACTCTCAGGCTGATGGGCAGACAGCCAACTGGACTCTTGAGCCCTATCTGGTTGGACTCACCAGACAACGCAATGTGGTGTTGTTCAAAACGGCCCTTGCGTCGGTTCTTGAGCCTGATGCCAGGCTCGTGCAGGCGTATTCGGAGATGACGGCGCAGGAATGTCCTCTTGAGGAGACACCTGTGGAACGTCTGAAGCGCGCTTTCCAGGAGTTCACCGACAGCTTTGAGGTGGAAACGTCAAAGGGATGACCATCTCCATGCGCTTGGTCATAAAAAAACCCTGATCTGCGATCAGGGTTTGATCTCTTCCGTGTGAGGAGGGCGTCTCAATTCCCTCACCGCTCTTATAGGAGCCAATCACGCTTCAGGGAAGTGAAACATGTACTTACATGGAACAAACCAACGCAAGCCCCTCCTGGCGGCGCGGTTTGTTGTGATCAGGCACGGTCGTGATCAGCCGCTGTCTTGATCAGATGCTGTCGTGATCAGTTGCTGCACATCTGTTTCGGTATGAACAGATCCTTGAGGGTGCGGCGTTGATCCTTGCGGCTGAAGGTGAAGCGCTGGCCATCGGTTTCGCTGCAGAAGATGATGTGGAACTGGCAGGGGTTGAACTGAAACAGGCCCTGCTCCGCTGCCAGGTGCACGTGGGTGTCGTGGCCTGGATCGCCAGGACCGTAGACCTCGGCGCCGATCCCGGTGAGAACGTCTTTGAAGTGTCGCGTGCGTTCTCTCCAGTGGACGCCCTTCAGGACATCCTCTCTCCAATCCTGAACATCGATGGCTTCACCCGTGTAGTGATAACTATTGGCGGCGTGCACACCATCAACCACATCAAAGTAAGGGTGCTCTCGAACGGTCAGGCCAAAGTGATCTTGTAGACGCGTCCCCAATTCAATGATGTCGACCCAATAGATGGCATCATCAACCATTGTTGTTGTTCCAGCGCGTCTGGGATGCACTCACTCCCTTCGATTGGTCAAGTTATCGCCCGACGATGAGACGATCAATGACAGCCTGTCTTGATTGCATCGTGTCTTGATCGGAGATTGGTTGATCAGATGATGTCTTGATGGTCTGTTGATTGGCTGGATTCAGAGATCGCTGGGTTGGACGCCTCCTGACGAACAATGGCGGCTGTGGTCATCGGCATCAGCTCTGACGAAGGTTTCCCTCTGCCGGGGGATGTTTGTTTCATCGTCTAACTGGAGACTTTGGTCAGCGAACGTCATCCAATGAACCAGCGTCTCACCGGAACCCTCATCGCCTACAGCTTCCTTGCCATGGCCCTGCTGCCAATCGTCATGACGATTCAGTCGATTCCTGGAGCATGACGCCAGTCAGCAATAGGAAACCCTGATCAGTGCCTGACCAGCCACCACATGTGGGGAGGCGCAAAAAAAAAGCCCGCCTGTAGAGCGGGCCGGATGATGGGGTTCTCAAATTTAAAGCCCCTAGCCACTACATGCAGCGTTGCCGTAACACAGATC from the Synechococcus sp. KORDI-100 genome contains:
- a CDS encoding L,D-transpeptidase, which translates into the protein MNLGLIGGLAALSLSVIYPAQQPVQAAEVAVRSSPTSSRIVLDLRKRQISVIRGGQRLGPWPVAIGDPKTPTPVGEFSILNKKVNPVYVSNKSGQRKELSGPSSPIGDRYMAFHRNGRGEFGIHGTPWPHWVQIRAAVSLGCVRMLNQHVHKLFDAVDVGTTLEIRG
- a CDS encoding carboxypeptidase M32 encodes the protein MKAASSAWDRLGSYLRETQLLGSIQSALYWDQNTRMPSGGSVWRGEQLSLLATQLHARQSADHYAELIHAARQEWTDSSETEATSDRGRNLDLLEQDLRRQRALDPALVAALAMAKSEGYNLWQQARRSSDFSLFAPALERMIKLRQDQAAQLAEPRSCWETLAQPFEPDLTLPRLRDLLAPLRRRLPELVALATSSPRPRRLGWDLSENGQHRLCQELLTSWGQDPAISCVAQSPHPFSITLGPSDYRLTTRIVKGQPLSCFLATAHEWGHSLYEQGLPNQTHQWFAWPLGQATSMAVHESQSLFWENRVARSFAFAKQWWGRFSEQGAPFKSADDFWRDLNPLAPGLNRVEADELSYGLHIMIRTDLEIALLEEGLPVEDLPREWGDRYQQLLGVSPGDDAEGCLQDVHWSEGLFGYFPSYLLGHLISAQLSEAMTAEIGAPEQHIESGDVQLLLDWLRTRVHSVGRALNAEGLVRQVSGHPLSSEPFLRYLESKLEALSTNTASPLA
- a CDS encoding phytanoyl-CoA dioxygenase family protein, with translation MPSKPGKGLGMPAASAQSSSPPALALPTLLEGDERVLATEALSFPFKDLIRSKRCFLRAAWTLNRQGVVVLRGAASADLVAALNRQVAQILEDASQPERSGIDEIAYLNLPSRRVLKGYNTFVDADRPVINYRVQRPDGRSGSDAGMVDIFHPERLSSAMNDLVQSCLHEPQVRRLVMASCLTPVRVKCRNLYVNRGVQDTRGYHCDGRSLKFKSFVFLSQVGSLDIGPYCYVPSSHRERRSWKRSRAFNEQHGIGTYEFSQLDDTTALPLFASPGDMVISSQRGAHRGHPQHPDASRSVLVNMYQR
- a CDS encoding thiol-disulfide oxidoreductase DCC family protein — encoded protein: MVTPDLTLLYDGGCPLCVREVRFLRSRDRDQRLAFVDIDASDYDPMAHGGIGYRQAMGRIHAIDGSGAVLRDVAVFREAYRLIGLGWIYRPTRLPLIAPLVDAVYGLWADRRLQITGRPDLDTLCRDRQQCKTVENSSP
- the hemC gene encoding hydroxymethylbilane synthase, translated to MPLTHLRIASRRSQLAMVQTNWVKAELEQAHPDLTISVEAMATQGDKILDVALAKIGDKGLFTKELEAQMLVGRADIAVHSLKDLPTNLPEGLMLGCITEREDPADALVVNAKNSDHKLDTLPEGSVVGTSSLRRLAQLRHHYPHLIFKDVRGNVITRLEKLDAGEYDCLILAAAGLGRLGFSDRIHQLIPGDISLHAVGQGALGIECVEDKPDVMEAIRTLEHTPTSQRCLAERAFLRELEGGCQVPIGVNTSFEADDLVLTGMVASLDGKRLIRNQSRGSRTNPEAIGIDLANQLKSQGAGEILQEIFQEMRPEA
- a CDS encoding inorganic diphosphatase; translation: MANLEQAPSRSMPNLLHVLPAFADEAELRLNTIVELNSNTINKYELITETGHLKLDRVGYSSLAYPFAYGCIPRTWDEDGDPLDIEIVNVTEPLVPGSIVEARIIGVMTFDDGGEVDDKVIAVLADDKRVDHIKSFEDLGEHWKKETTYYWEHYKDLKKPGTCTVNGFFGPDKAVEIIKSCEARYLKEIDPILVD
- a CDS encoding DUF6561 domain-containing protein; this encodes MPGPVVNGVRHSASLAETDSTPSSRDDFLPLMAEGSIRLLLLTSGDLLMARLRNTTDRDGDPAYQLIRPRRVVLNDSQADGQTANWTLEPYLVGLTRQRNVVLFKTALASVLEPDARLVQAYSEMTAQECPLEETPVERLKRAFQEFTDSFEVETSKG